The following coding sequences lie in one Lysobacter capsici genomic window:
- a CDS encoding GntP family permease — protein sequence MAFLIVLAALCFLMYVAYRGHSVILFAPVAALGAVLLTDPTLVAPMFTGLFMDKMVGFLKLYFPVFLLGAIFGKLIELSGFSKSIVAATIRMLGRERAMLSIVAVCALLTYGGVSLFVVVFAVYPFAAELFRQSDIPKRLIPGTIALGAFTFTMDALPGTPQIQNIIPTSFFGTDTWAAPWLGVIGGVFILIVGLSYLNWRRRAALKAGEGYGENLLNEPAPFEGGKLAHPLLAILPLVLVGVANKCFSVWLPQAYGKQHSFDPAVIGDAAPVVQDVSKIAAIWAVEGALLIGIAAVIVFAWTPVMTRFAEGSKAAIGGALLAAMNTASEYGFGAVIAALPGFLVVANALGAIPNPLVNEAVTVTALAGITGSASGGMSIALAAMADTFIANANAAGIPMEVLHRVAAMASGGMDTLPHNGAVITLLAVTGLSHRQAYKDVFAITLIKTAAVFVVIGVFYATGLV from the coding sequence ATGGCGTTTTTGATCGTGCTGGCCGCTCTGTGCTTCCTGATGTACGTCGCCTACCGCGGCCACAGCGTGATTCTGTTCGCCCCGGTGGCCGCGCTCGGCGCGGTGCTGCTGACCGACCCGACCCTGGTCGCGCCGATGTTCACCGGCCTGTTCATGGACAAGATGGTCGGCTTCCTCAAGCTGTATTTCCCGGTGTTCCTGCTCGGCGCGATCTTCGGCAAGCTGATCGAGCTGTCCGGGTTCTCCAAGTCGATCGTGGCCGCGACCATCCGCATGCTCGGCCGCGAACGCGCGATGCTGTCGATCGTCGCGGTGTGCGCGCTGCTGACCTACGGCGGGGTGTCGCTGTTCGTGGTGGTGTTCGCGGTGTATCCGTTCGCCGCCGAGCTGTTCCGTCAGAGCGACATCCCCAAGCGCCTGATCCCCGGCACCATCGCCCTGGGCGCGTTCACCTTCACCATGGACGCGCTGCCGGGCACGCCGCAGATCCAGAACATCATCCCGACCTCGTTCTTCGGCACCGACACCTGGGCCGCGCCGTGGCTGGGCGTGATCGGCGGCGTGTTCATCCTGATCGTCGGCCTGTCGTACTTGAACTGGCGGCGGCGCGCGGCGCTCAAGGCCGGCGAAGGCTATGGCGAGAACCTGCTTAACGAGCCGGCGCCGTTCGAAGGCGGCAAGCTCGCGCATCCGCTGCTTGCGATCCTGCCGCTGGTGCTGGTCGGCGTGGCCAACAAATGCTTCAGCGTGTGGCTGCCGCAGGCCTACGGCAAACAGCACAGCTTCGATCCGGCGGTGATCGGCGACGCCGCGCCGGTGGTGCAGGACGTGTCCAAGATCGCCGCGATCTGGGCGGTCGAGGGCGCGTTGCTGATCGGCATCGCCGCGGTGATCGTGTTCGCCTGGACACCGGTGATGACCCGCTTCGCCGAAGGCAGCAAGGCGGCGATCGGCGGCGCGCTGCTGGCGGCGATGAACACCGCCAGCGAATACGGTTTCGGCGCGGTGATCGCGGCGCTGCCGGGGTTCCTGGTGGTCGCCAACGCGCTCGGCGCGATTCCCAACCCGCTGGTCAACGAAGCGGTGACGGTGACCGCGCTGGCCGGCATCACCGGCTCGGCCTCCGGCGGCATGAGCATCGCCCTGGCGGCGATGGCCGACACCTTCATCGCCAACGCCAACGCCGCCGGCATCCCGATGGAGGTGCTGCACCGCGTCGCCGCGATGGCGTCGGGCGGCATGGACACCCTGCCGCACAACGGCGCGGTGATCACCCTGCTGGCGGTGACCGGGCTGAGCCATCGCCAGGCCTACAAGGACGTGTTCGCGATCACCTTGATCAAGACCGCGGCGGTGTTCGTGGTGATCGGGGTGTTCTACGCGACCGGGTTGGTCTGA
- a CDS encoding STM4015 family protein, translated as MTIGEYSQIFRGKRVVNFSMGDKPAGGDVVYRLTQDYDSAESQRDLLDSFLAQIDPSTLEALIIGAWSEAQEQSPQGYLDALIEYRDRLPALKALFVGDMTFEDCEISWIIQTSYNPLLAAFPQLQSLRIRGSSDLELQAFQHDALEELAIECGGLPKTIVEAIAASTLPALNHLELWLGSDNYGFDGGLETYQHLLAQIGPERLRYLGLRDSEISDELAVWLAQQPWLGTLRTLDLSLGTIGDLGAQALAESPNLGTIERIDLSHHYISPAWQQQLLALPCAVVLDDPEEPDDDGDRYVAVSE; from the coding sequence GTGACCATCGGCGAATACTCGCAGATCTTCCGCGGCAAACGCGTCGTCAACTTCAGCATGGGCGACAAGCCCGCCGGCGGCGATGTGGTGTATCGCCTCACCCAGGATTACGACAGCGCCGAAAGCCAGCGCGACTTGCTCGACAGTTTCCTGGCGCAGATCGATCCGTCCACCCTGGAAGCGCTGATCATCGGCGCGTGGAGCGAAGCGCAGGAGCAAAGCCCGCAAGGCTATCTCGACGCGCTGATCGAATACCGCGACCGACTGCCCGCGCTCAAGGCGCTGTTCGTCGGCGACATGACCTTCGAGGACTGCGAGATCTCCTGGATCATCCAGACCTCCTACAACCCGCTGCTGGCCGCGTTCCCGCAACTGCAGTCGCTGCGCATCCGCGGCTCGAGCGACCTGGAGCTGCAGGCGTTCCAGCACGACGCGCTGGAAGAACTGGCGATCGAGTGCGGCGGCCTGCCCAAGACCATCGTCGAGGCGATCGCAGCCTCGACCCTGCCGGCGCTCAATCATCTGGAACTGTGGCTGGGCAGCGACAACTACGGTTTCGACGGCGGCCTGGAAACCTACCAGCACCTGCTCGCGCAGATCGGCCCCGAGCGTCTGCGTTACCTGGGCCTGCGCGATTCGGAAATCAGCGACGAACTCGCGGTATGGCTGGCGCAACAACCGTGGCTGGGGACCTTGCGCACGCTCGACCTGTCGCTGGGCACCATCGGCGATCTGGGCGCACAGGCGCTGGCCGAAAGCCCGAACCTGGGCACGATCGAACGCATCGACCTGAGCCATCACTACATCTCGCCGGCATGGCAGCAGCAGCTGCTGGCCCTGCCCTGCGCGGTGGTGCTCGACGACCCCGAAGAGCCCGACGACGATGGCGACCGCTACGTGGCGGTTTCCGAGTAG
- a CDS encoding STM4013/SEN3800 family hydrolase: MSEHEHPDMRAIVGDHDLLLITLDTLRFDAAQRCFERGELPVLGAHLPASGWERRHTPGSFTYAAHAAFFAGFLPTPARPGPHPRLFALDFEGSETTAPGTYVFRDRADIVSGLRDAGYHTICIGGVGFFNKRNPLGSQFPDLFDESHWQPAFGVTAADSTQRQIALACERLRSDELRERRSFVFINVSALHQPNRHYLAGAEHDSFESHCAALRYVDAALAPLFAALRERGRAFAIVCSDHGTAYGEDGYHGHRLAHDVVMTVPYAHFLISP, encoded by the coding sequence ATGTCTGAGCACGAGCATCCAGACATGCGCGCGATCGTCGGCGATCACGACCTGCTGCTGATCACCCTCGACACCCTGCGCTTCGACGCCGCGCAGCGCTGCTTCGAACGCGGCGAACTGCCGGTGCTGGGCGCCCATCTTCCGGCCAGCGGCTGGGAACGCCGGCATACCCCGGGCAGCTTCACCTACGCCGCGCACGCGGCGTTCTTCGCCGGTTTCCTGCCCACGCCGGCGCGGCCGGGCCCGCACCCGCGCCTGTTCGCGCTCGATTTCGAAGGCAGCGAAACCACCGCGCCGGGCACGTATGTGTTCCGCGATCGCGCCGATATCGTCTCGGGCCTGCGCGATGCGGGCTATCACACCATCTGCATCGGCGGGGTCGGCTTCTTCAACAAGCGCAACCCGCTGGGCTCGCAATTCCCCGATCTGTTCGACGAAAGCCACTGGCAGCCGGCGTTCGGCGTCACCGCGGCGGATTCGACCCAACGCCAGATCGCGCTCGCCTGCGAACGGCTGCGCAGCGACGAACTGCGCGAGCGGCGCAGCTTCGTGTTCATCAACGTGTCGGCCCTGCACCAGCCCAACCGGCATTATCTGGCCGGCGCCGAGCACGACAGCTTCGAAAGCCATTGCGCCGCATTGCGTTACGTCGACGCCGCGCTCGCGCCGCTGTTCGCCGCCTTGCGCGAACGCGGCCGCGCCTTCGCGATCGTCTGTTCCGACCACGGCACCGCCTACGGCGAAGACGGCTACCACGGCCACCGTCTGGCGCATGATGTCGTGATGACCGTGCCGTACGCGCACTTCCTGATTTCACCGTGA
- a CDS encoding STM4014 family protein, protein MIGPRGSRRIDGLQQALRARGLADAQVVDYASLLDEPARALEAIARHPQAMVKIESPGEAPALHAALIERGWRRLGEPGPKPHELEHGELAHQHYWYAGFSELLERLPADAHYLNPPDNIAGMSDKLACQQRFQAHAVAIPPLLGAIGGYDDLHERLREHACSQVFIKARYGSSGAGVLAYRRNRQGREALYGSAEAVEQAGRLRIFNSLRPRRCSDGRQIATLIDAVAAQGAYLERWIAKPRAPDAAGGHYDLRVIALDGRPRQRIARASRSPLTNLHLGNRRFAPEQWLDHAAMHSLETATEHAAQAFARSRMIGFDLIVRDGRSWVLEANAFGDLLLNLHWQGRTPYQDQAQLQTRRSPQPAKASPLSEPAHV, encoded by the coding sequence CTGATCGGTCCGCGCGGCAGCCGCCGGATCGACGGCCTGCAGCAGGCGTTGCGCGCGCGTGGCCTGGCCGACGCGCAGGTCGTCGACTACGCGAGCTTGCTCGACGAACCGGCGCGCGCGCTCGAGGCGATCGCGCGTCATCCGCAGGCCATGGTCAAGATCGAATCGCCGGGCGAAGCCCCGGCCCTGCACGCCGCGCTGATCGAGCGCGGCTGGCGGCGGCTCGGCGAGCCGGGGCCGAAACCGCATGAGCTCGAACATGGCGAGCTGGCGCATCAGCACTATTGGTATGCCGGTTTTTCCGAACTGCTCGAACGCCTGCCGGCCGATGCGCACTACCTCAATCCGCCCGACAACATCGCCGGCATGAGCGACAAGCTCGCCTGCCAGCAGCGTTTTCAGGCCCACGCCGTCGCGATCCCGCCGCTGCTCGGCGCGATCGGCGGCTACGACGACTTGCACGAACGCCTGCGCGAACACGCCTGCAGCCAGGTCTTCATCAAGGCGCGTTACGGTTCCTCGGGCGCGGGCGTGCTGGCGTACCGGCGCAACCGCCAGGGCCGCGAAGCGCTGTACGGCTCGGCCGAAGCGGTCGAACAGGCCGGTCGCCTGCGCATATTCAACTCGCTGCGTCCGCGCCGCTGCAGCGACGGCCGGCAGATCGCCACGCTGATCGACGCGGTGGCCGCGCAAGGCGCCTACCTGGAACGCTGGATCGCCAAGCCGCGCGCACCCGATGCGGCCGGCGGCCATTACGACCTGCGCGTGATCGCGCTCGACGGCCGCCCGCGCCAGCGCATCGCGCGCGCCAGCCGCAGCCCGCTGACCAACCTGCACCTGGGCAACCGTCGCTTCGCGCCGGAGCAATGGCTCGACCACGCGGCCATGCACAGCCTGGAAACCGCGACCGAACACGCCGCGCAAGCGTTCGCGCGCAGCCGCATGATCGGTTTCGACCTGATCGTGCGCGACGGCCGCAGTTGGGTGCTGGAAGCCAACGCCTTCGGCGACCTGTTGCTCAACCTGCACTGGCAGGGCCGCACGCCTTACCAGGATCAAGCCCAGTTGCAGACGCGGCGCAGTCCGCAACCCGCGAAGGCATCGCCCCTGTCCGAGCCGGCCCATGTCTGA
- a CDS encoding STM4012 family radical SAM protein produces the protein MPRLADLLRLPPYQAYSYSYPHKTAYRPIEPPRPLSQLWAGERRDALFLYLHVPFCSYRCGFCNLFALARPDPAKVERYLQQMEQQLRATAAALGEHRFVRFALGGGTPTYLDAEQLRQVFAMVERHANIDLRATPAGIEVSPETVDAEKLRVCREAGIDRVSMGIQSFSEAEVRALVRPQQREVVERAIAAIREAGFPTLNLDLIYGIAGQTVASFLASIDSALSHAPEELYLYPLYVRPLTGLGRIEAKNGGKTGFVLQPEPLDERLALYEAGRDRLLRAGYTQVSMRMFRAPHAPDLAAPVYCCQSDGMVGIGCGARSYTGRVHYSSEYGVARRSVAEILDHYLARDEASFACADYGIELDDDEQRRRYVIQSLLIRPGLEHAGYRDRFGVDCLDDLPQLRELIELGLADDDGALLSLNDAGLARADTLGPWLTSAAIAQRMRDYRLG, from the coding sequence ATGCCGCGCCTGGCCGACCTGCTGCGCCTGCCGCCGTATCAGGCGTATTCGTATTCCTACCCGCACAAGACCGCGTACCGGCCGATCGAACCGCCGCGGCCGCTGTCGCAGTTGTGGGCCGGCGAACGCCGCGACGCCTTGTTCCTTTACTTGCACGTGCCGTTTTGTTCGTACCGCTGCGGCTTCTGCAATCTGTTCGCGCTGGCGCGACCCGACCCGGCCAAGGTCGAACGCTATCTGCAGCAGATGGAACAGCAATTGCGCGCGACCGCCGCCGCCTTGGGCGAACACCGCTTCGTGCGCTTCGCCCTCGGCGGCGGCACTCCGACCTATCTGGACGCCGAGCAATTGCGCCAAGTGTTCGCGATGGTCGAGCGCCACGCCAATATCGACCTGCGCGCCACCCCGGCCGGGATCGAGGTGTCGCCGGAAACCGTCGATGCCGAAAAACTGCGCGTATGCCGCGAGGCCGGCATCGACCGGGTCAGCATGGGCATCCAGAGTTTCAGCGAAGCCGAGGTGCGCGCGCTGGTGCGGCCGCAGCAGCGCGAGGTGGTCGAACGCGCGATCGCCGCGATTCGCGAAGCCGGCTTTCCCACGCTCAATCTCGACCTGATCTACGGCATCGCCGGGCAGACCGTCGCCAGTTTCCTGGCTTCGATCGACAGCGCGCTGAGCCATGCGCCCGAGGAGTTGTATCTGTATCCGCTGTACGTGCGGCCGCTGACCGGGCTGGGCCGGATCGAGGCCAAGAACGGCGGCAAGACCGGTTTCGTGTTGCAACCCGAACCGCTCGACGAACGCCTGGCGTTGTATGAGGCCGGACGCGACCGCCTGCTGCGGGCCGGCTACACCCAAGTGTCGATGCGCATGTTCCGCGCGCCGCACGCGCCCGACCTGGCCGCGCCGGTGTATTGCTGCCAGAGCGACGGCATGGTCGGCATCGGCTGCGGCGCACGCTCGTACACCGGCCGGGTGCATTACTCCAGCGAATACGGCGTGGCCCGGCGCAGCGTCGCCGAGATCCTCGATCACTATCTCGCCCGCGACGAAGCCTCGTTCGCCTGCGCCGATTACGGCATCGAACTCGACGACGACGAGCAACGCCGCCGCTACGTGATCCAGTCGCTGCTGATCCGGCCCGGGCTGGAGCACGCCGGCTACCGCGACCGCTTCGGCGTCGACTGCCTCGACGACTTACCGCAACTGCGCGAGCTGATCGAACTCGGCCTGGCCGACGACGACGGCGCGCTGTTGTCGCTCAACGACGCCGGCCTCGCCCGCGCCGACACCCTCGGCCCGTGGCTGACCTCGGCCGCGATCGCGCAACGCATGCGCGATTACCGGCTGGGCTGA